A stretch of the Candidatus Saccharimonadales bacterium genome encodes the following:
- a CDS encoding HIT domain-containing protein, with amino-acid sequence MQQDSIFTKIIKGELPCHKVYEDAQTIAFLPLHPIAHGHVLVVPKLQIDQFYDLPAAEYQALMATVQKVAQHLQQTLGTKRVGLKIVGLDVPHAHIHVIAFNTLAEYNEQPDETAEPDHLALASLAKRLML; translated from the coding sequence ATGCAGCAAGATAGTATTTTTACCAAGATTATCAAAGGCGAACTTCCCTGTCATAAAGTATATGAAGACGCGCAGACTATCGCTTTTTTGCCGCTTCACCCAATCGCGCATGGCCATGTGCTGGTTGTGCCGAAGCTGCAAATCGATCAATTCTATGATTTACCGGCAGCTGAGTATCAGGCGCTGATGGCGACAGTACAAAAAGTTGCGCAGCATCTGCAGCAGACGCTAGGTACCAAGCGGGTCGGCCTCAAAATTGTAGGCCTTGATGTTCCGCATGCTCATATTCACGTTATCGCTTTCAATACTCTGGCAGAATATAATGAGCAGCCAGACGAAACGGCCGAACCTGACCACCTCGCCCTGGCTTCTCTCGCCAAAAGGCTTATGCTCTAG
- a CDS encoding HAD-IA family hydrolase: MDEKGLGQRLQEARRAAGLTQQTLCQKANISYSTLAKIERGAIKAPSIFTIQNLVGALGITLDALMGTPATASPDSAGPALSTRSKNGIKFVYFDVNGCLVHFFQRAFTCLARETGMSADTIETYFWRYNDAVCRGQMSITDFNAEFASCLHVTSIDWQDYYLGAVEAVPDMHKLVRWAAENYRIGLLTNIMPGFLDTLLARELIPGIEYDVIIDSSVVGVIKPEAAIFELAQARAAVEPGEILLIDDDRSNIMIADKLGWHVLWCDDYHPEDTASRARQALEMIS, from the coding sequence ATGGATGAAAAGGGGCTGGGTCAAAGATTGCAGGAAGCGCGCCGCGCGGCTGGACTAACGCAGCAAACCCTTTGCCAGAAAGCCAATATTAGCTACTCGACACTCGCTAAGATTGAGCGCGGCGCCATCAAAGCTCCGTCAATCTTTACGATTCAAAATCTGGTGGGCGCCCTCGGCATCACGCTCGACGCGCTTATGGGAACGCCGGCTACTGCCAGCCCTGACAGCGCCGGCCCTGCCCTGTCGACGCGCTCAAAGAATGGTATCAAGTTTGTCTACTTCGACGTCAACGGTTGTCTTGTTCATTTCTTTCAACGGGCTTTCACGTGCCTGGCACGCGAAACGGGCATGTCGGCCGATACGATTGAGACCTACTTTTGGCGTTACAATGACGCAGTCTGCCGCGGCCAGATGTCGATTACCGACTTTAATGCCGAATTTGCCAGCTGCCTGCACGTCACGTCAATTGATTGGCAAGATTATTACTTGGGAGCCGTCGAGGCTGTTCCGGATATGCATAAGCTTGTCCGCTGGGCTGCCGAAAACTACCGTATCGGACTGCTGACGAACATCATGCCTGGATTCCTAGATACGTTACTGGCGCGCGAGCTGATACCGGGTATAGAATACGACGTTATCATCGACTCCTCGGTGGTGGGCGTCATTAAGCCTGAAGCAGCCATCTTCGAGCTGGCGCAGGCACGGGCAGCTGTCGAGCCAGGCGAAATACTCCTGATCGACGATGACCGCTCAAACATTATGATAGCCGATAAGCTGGGCTGGCATGTACTGTGGTGCGATGATTATCACCCCGAAGACACCGCCAGTCGCGCCCGTCAGGCGCTTGAGATGATCTCGTAG
- a CDS encoding valine--tRNA ligase: MKLSKIYEPGLYEQDIYALWEKTEAFKPASDRGGKGDPYAIVMPPPNANANVHIGTELTFMLEDIAARYHRSRGYNTLLLPGADHAGFETQTVFEKHLAKEGKSRFDFSREELYQQIWDFVAQNRGNFETQFRRMGVGCDWSRYTFTLDDRIVNQAYATFKKMWDEGLIYRGERLVNFCTFHGTAFADVEVVHKEETGKLWYIRYPLTDGTGELVVATTRPETMLGDTAVAVHPDDPRYRIFIGKTIKLPLTQREIPVIADDFVDKGFGTGAVKLTPAHDQNDYDAAERHDLPKLTVIDHEGKISHEAAGAYHGLSVLDARKQIVADLEEQGLLLKTEELKHNVGHCYKCGTVLQPMLREQWFIDMQPLATKAIAALDANKITFYPDAKKVQLSNYLRGLRDWNISRQIAWGIPIPAFQNIDDPSDWIYDERVGEELITVGSATYRRDSDVFDTWFSSSSWPYATLGYGTDNDDDFKKFYPLGLMETGGEILYPWVSRMVMLGLYVTGEVPFKAVYIHGYVMAEDGAKMSKSIGNVVDPIPVIEEFGSDALRMGIIASRAPAVNRGYDPRKVADARNFCNKLWNIARYIEDKIGDDYQNKHHAKPQTAADHWMLSKLQQCADGIASHMEQYRFAEAYDTLYHFVWDDFADWYIEASKSEPNHELLAHCLESILKLTHPFAPFVTETIWQTLAWEGDSVLAKQDWPSAAKYNDKEAATFDEIQAIVGECRFITKALGVQGATLYYTDVPVLTENAALIARLARLASVTDVKAGTGVYLTSTHYRCWLDIDQATAQAYQVQLDAKKASQEQVIARLQSRLDNKSYVQDAPKHIVEQTRSQLEEAQLLLENIERERERFVVAS, from the coding sequence ATGAAGTTATCGAAAATTTATGAACCGGGTTTGTACGAGCAGGATATTTACGCTTTATGGGAAAAAACAGAGGCCTTCAAACCGGCCTCAGACAGGGGCGGGAAGGGCGATCCCTATGCTATTGTCATGCCACCGCCCAATGCGAATGCCAATGTCCATATCGGTACCGAGCTTACCTTTATGCTCGAGGATATCGCGGCTCGATATCACCGTTCGAGAGGATATAACACCCTCTTGTTGCCTGGCGCCGATCACGCTGGCTTCGAAACGCAAACTGTATTTGAAAAGCATCTCGCTAAAGAAGGGAAAAGCCGCTTCGATTTTAGCCGGGAAGAGCTGTACCAGCAGATATGGGACTTCGTAGCTCAAAACAGAGGCAATTTTGAGACACAGTTCCGCCGGATGGGCGTCGGTTGTGATTGGTCACGATATACATTCACCCTCGATGACCGTATCGTTAATCAAGCCTATGCTACCTTCAAAAAAATGTGGGACGAAGGCTTAATTTACAGGGGTGAACGGCTCGTAAACTTCTGTACATTCCATGGCACTGCCTTCGCCGACGTCGAAGTTGTGCACAAAGAAGAAACAGGGAAATTGTGGTATATCCGCTATCCGTTGACTGACGGTACTGGCGAACTTGTCGTGGCGACCACCCGCCCGGAAACCATGCTCGGTGATACTGCTGTCGCGGTCCATCCGGATGATCCACGGTACCGTATATTTATAGGCAAAACCATCAAGCTACCATTGACACAGCGTGAAATACCAGTCATCGCGGACGACTTCGTGGACAAGGGATTTGGCACCGGTGCGGTCAAGCTGACCCCGGCGCATGACCAGAACGATTATGATGCGGCCGAGCGCCATGACCTGCCCAAGCTCACCGTCATCGACCATGAAGGCAAGATCAGCCACGAGGCAGCAGGTGCTTACCACGGCTTATCCGTTCTTGACGCCCGCAAACAGATCGTAGCCGACCTGGAAGAGCAGGGATTGCTGCTCAAAACCGAGGAACTGAAGCACAATGTAGGTCACTGCTACAAATGTGGTACTGTACTCCAGCCAATGCTGCGAGAACAGTGGTTTATAGACATGCAGCCACTGGCCACCAAGGCTATTGCCGCACTTGATGCCAATAAAATTACCTTTTATCCAGACGCAAAAAAGGTTCAGCTCAGCAACTACCTGCGGGGGCTGCGCGACTGGAATATATCACGCCAGATCGCCTGGGGAATACCGATCCCGGCCTTCCAGAACATCGATGATCCAAGCGACTGGATATACGATGAGCGCGTCGGCGAAGAATTGATTACTGTCGGCAGCGCCACTTACCGCCGCGATTCCGACGTTTTCGACACCTGGTTCAGCAGCAGTTCGTGGCCATACGCAACACTTGGTTACGGCACCGACAATGATGACGATTTTAAAAAGTTTTATCCACTCGGCCTGATGGAAACGGGCGGGGAAATATTATACCCATGGGTCAGCCGGATGGTCATGCTCGGACTGTACGTCACAGGCGAAGTGCCGTTCAAAGCGGTCTACATTCACGGCTATGTTATGGCCGAAGACGGCGCCAAAATGAGTAAATCAATTGGCAACGTGGTTGACCCGATTCCCGTCATCGAAGAGTTCGGTTCAGACGCGCTGCGTATGGGTATCATCGCCAGCCGGGCACCGGCAGTTAACCGCGGCTACGACCCCCGTAAGGTGGCAGATGCACGCAACTTCTGTAACAAATTATGGAATATTGCGCGCTACATTGAAGACAAAATTGGCGACGACTACCAGAACAAGCACCATGCCAAACCGCAAACTGCCGCCGATCACTGGATGTTGAGCAAATTACAACAATGCGCCGACGGCATTGCTAGCCACATGGAACAGTACCGCTTCGCTGAAGCCTATGACACGCTATATCATTTTGTCTGGGATGACTTTGCAGATTGGTATATTGAAGCCAGTAAATCTGAGCCCAATCATGAGTTACTGGCACATTGTCTGGAAAGTATCTTGAAACTGACGCACCCGTTCGCGCCATTTGTCACCGAAACTATCTGGCAAACACTGGCCTGGGAGGGAGACAGCGTACTCGCCAAGCAGGATTGGCCAAGCGCTGCGAAATATAATGATAAAGAAGCCGCTACCTTTGATGAGATTCAGGCTATTGTCGGCGAATGCCGCTTTATAACCAAGGCCCTCGGCGTACAAGGCGCGACGCTGTATTACACAGATGTGCCGGTACTGACAGAGAATGCCGCTCTGATCGCGCGGCTGGCGCGGCTGGCAAGCGTTACGGACGTCAAAGCCGGTACGGGCGTTTACCTGACCAGTACACACTACCGCTGCTGGCTCGACATAGACCAGGCGACGGCGCAGGCCTATCAAGTACAGCTGGATGCCAAAAAGGCGTCACAGGAACAGGTGATTGCGCGTCTGCAATCCCGCCTCGATAACAAATCATACGTCCAAGACGCGCCGAAGCATATCGTAGAGCAGACACGGTCACAGCTCGAAGAAGCTCAGCTGCTGCTTGAAAACATCGAACGTGAACGTGAACGATTCGTCGTTGCCAGCTAG